The Ziziphus jujuba cultivar Dongzao chromosome 3, ASM3175591v1 region ATTGATCTTGATAGCCTTTAACAAGAGGTAGAATTCCCTGTAATAGTAGTTTGTGATGAGAGGTGTATAGGTAAGAGACTTGGAAACATCAATGTTTCCAGGTTGCAAAACATAAGGACCATTCCCAATGAAGATGACACCATTAGATCTGTTCAAGGGGCTCAAGCAAATGGCAAATTTCCTTTTGAGGCCAAAAGCTGCAGCAAATTCGTAAGTGAATGACATATTGCTCACTCCAAAACCAGCAACACCTTTGACACCACTAGCAAGGCCACCCAACGAGAAGGTGTCGATGGAGCAAGTGAAGAGGAAGTTAGGCACAGAAACGGATTGGCCATCGATGGATTTGACGGAGACAATGTCTTGGAATAACTCACCACTGGCATATCTATCGCCAATATTATTGTAGGTGTAGATAACGCAAGTGTTATTGCTGGAACAAGACTCAAGAGGGTTGGCTAAAGAGCAAAGAGGAGAGCTGCAATTTATAGGCTTATAGGTGTAACGGGCATAGGATCGTTCACAATACAGAAAAGGCATGTCAAGGCCAATATCTACTGAGAGTTTAATGGGGAGAAGAGGAGTCTTCTTTTTGAGCTCGGTAACGTATTGGTCTTGTCCAGCATTGGAATGAACCttgtgtgaagtccagccgcaccaaccacaccaacctcaccaaccacagccgcaccaaccacagccaccattgttgacagccaccattgttgacaccattg contains the following coding sequences:
- the LOC107423255 gene encoding probable aspartic proteinase GIP2 — protein: MPFLYCERSYARYTYKPINCSSPLCSLANPLESCSSNNTCVIYTYNNIGDRYASGELFQDIVSVKSIDGQSVSVPNFLFTCSIDTFSLGGLASGVKGVAGFGVSNMSFTYEFAAAFGLKRKFAICLSPLNRSNGVIFIGNGPYVLQPGNIDVSKSLTYTPLITNYYYREFYLLLKAIKINDKLVPSDKWKYKLSFNYDKSNYNGGTTIGTVYPYTVMESEILSSVVDEFVKAMGKNIPRVANMTPFDVCFNSTGIARTSLGPAVPSIELVFNNNAVWKIYGANSMVEVAKDVMCLVFVSKKGGFWTKAAVEIGGYQLEDNLVQFDLDNHRIGFSSSLLSKETSCSNFKYINHA